The following proteins are co-located in the Colius striatus isolate bColStr4 chromosome 6, bColStr4.1.hap1, whole genome shotgun sequence genome:
- the PRPF39 gene encoding pre-mRNA-processing factor 39 isoform X1, which yields MESADSTEEEKPTVSNDNTDNGTETATEEQNMDFSTEIMSVTEMEQSPDSSADVNEENTQESEIPNIESLQTTDIETCFPPDFDKFWKVVEDNPQDFTGWVYLLQYVEQENHLPAARKAFDRFFTHYPYCYGYWKKYADLEKRHDNVKQSDEVYRRGLQAIPLSVDLWIHYINFLKETLDPADPETNSTIRGAYEHAVLAAGTDFRSDRLWEMYINWENEQGNLREVTSIYDRILGIPTQLYSHHFQRFKEHIQNNLPRDFLTTDQFIQLRRELASVNGHSGEDAQPVDDLPTGAEDITDPAKLITEIENMRHRIIEIHQEIFNHNEHEVSKRWTFEEAIKRPYFHVKPLEKIQLKNWKEYLEFEIENGTHERVVVLFERCVISCALYEDFWIKYAKYMENHSIEGVRHVYSRACTIHLPKKPMVHMLWAAFEEQQGNIDEARRILKTFEECILGLAMIRLRRVSLERRHGNMEEAEHLLEEAVRNAKSISESSFYAIKLARHLFKVQKNLPKARKVLSEAIEIDKENTKLYLNLLEMEYSGDLKQNEENILSCFDKAVNGALSIKMRITFSQRKVEFLEDFGSDVNKLLDAYDEHQALLKEQNSLKRRAENGSEEPDEKKMLTDDPTLASAQMMDGDMQVNQAAYNYNAWYQYNYQNAWNYGQYYHPT from the exons ATGGAGAGTGCAGATAGTACCGAGGAGGAGAAGCCGACCGTGAGCAATGACAACACAGACAATGGCACTGAAACGGCAACAGAAGAACAGAATATGGACTTCAGTACTGAAATCATGAGTGTAACTGAGATGGAACAGTCTCCTGACAGTTCTGCTGACGTGAACGAAGAGAACACACAGGAGAGTGAAATTCCAAACATTGAAAGTTTACAGACGACAGATATTGAGACTTGCTTCCCTCCAGATTTTGACAAGTTCTGGAAAGTAGTGGAGGACAATCCCCAGGATTTCACCGGATGGGTATATCTGCTGCAGTATGTAGAGCAGGAG AACCACTTACCAGCTGCCAGGAAAGCATTTGACAGGTTTTTCACGCATTATCCATATTGCTATGGGTATTGGAAAAAGTACGCAGACCTGGAGAAGCGACACGACAACGTTAAGCAGTCTGATGAG GTGTATCGCAGAGGGCTTCAGGCAATTCCTCTTAGTGTTGATCTTTGGATACATTATATAAACTTCTTAAAGGAGACCTTGGACCCTGCTGATCCTGAAACTAACAGTACTATTCGGGG AGCCTATGAACATGCAGTGTTAGCTGCTGGGACAGACTTCCGTTCTGACAGGCTATGGGAAATGTATATAAACTGGGAAAATGAGCAGGGAAACCTAAGGGAAGTCACTTCCATCTATGACCGCATCCTTGGGATTCCAACGCAGCTCTACAGTCATCACTTCCAGAG GTTTAAAGAACATATACAGAACAACTTGCCTCGAGACTTTCTGACTACTGATCAGTTCATTCAGCTGCGCAGAGAACTGGCATCTGTTAATGGCCACAGCGGGGAGGACGCTCAGCCTGTAGATGACCTGCCCACTGGTGCTGAAGACATAACTGACCCTGCCAAG CTAATCACTGAGATAGAGAACATGAGGCACAGAATCATTGAGATTCATCAGGAAATATTTAACCACAACGAACACGAAGTCAGTAAGAGGTGGACGTTTGAAGAAGCG ATCAAGAGGCCTTACTTTCATGTAAAACCTCTGGAGAAAATTCAGCTGAAAAACTGGAAAGAGTACTTAGAGTTTGAGATAGAAAATGGCACTCACGAGCGAGTTGTGGTCCTCTTTGAGAGATGTGTCATTTCATGTGCCCTCTATGAGGACTTCTGGATCAAG TATGCCAAATACATGGAGAATCATAGTATTGAAGGAGTGAGGCATGTCTACAGCAGGGCTTGCACGATACATCTTCCTAAGAAACCAATGGTGCACATGCTGTGGGCAGCCTTTGAGGAGCAGCAGG GCAACATCGATGAAGCAAGAAGAATCTTGAAAACCTTTGAAGAGTGTATACTAGGGCTAGCAATGATCCGCTTGCGACGAGTGAGCTTAGAGCGCAGACATGGCAACATGGAGGAAGCCGAGCACCTGCTGGAGGAAGCTGTCAGGAATGCCAAGTCCATTAGCGAGTCATCATTTTATGCCATCAAGTTAGCTCGGCACCTCTTCAAAGTGCAGAAAAATCTTCCAAAGGCAAGAAAAGTCCTGTCAGAAGCCATAGAAATTGACAAA GAAAATACCAAACTGTATCTCAACCTACTGGAAATGGAGTACAGTGGTGACCTCAAGCAAAACGAGGAGAACATCTTGAGCTGTTTTGACAAAGCTGTCAACGGTGCATTGTCTATAAAAATGAGGATTACATTTTCTCAGCGCAAAGTGGAATTCCTTGAAGATTTTGGTTCTGATGTAAACAA ACTGCTGGATGCCTATGATGAACACCAGGCACTCCTGAAGGAGCAGAATTCTCTGAAAAGGAGAGCAGAGAACGG GTCAGAAGAGccagatgaaaagaaaatgttgacaGATGACCCAACGTTGGCATCAGCACAGATGATGGATGGTGACATGCAGGTCAATCAGGCAGCATACAACTACAATGCCTGGTACCAG taCAACTACCAGAACGCGTGGAATTATGGACAGTATTAT
- the PRPF39 gene encoding pre-mRNA-processing factor 39 isoform X3 yields the protein MQGPLRFEDQDSSRGDQNIAMFYPTSTQMVYRRGLQAIPLSVDLWIHYINFLKETLDPADPETNSTIRGAYEHAVLAAGTDFRSDRLWEMYINWENEQGNLREVTSIYDRILGIPTQLYSHHFQRFKEHIQNNLPRDFLTTDQFIQLRRELASVNGHSGEDAQPVDDLPTGAEDITDPAKLITEIENMRHRIIEIHQEIFNHNEHEVSKRWTFEEAIKRPYFHVKPLEKIQLKNWKEYLEFEIENGTHERVVVLFERCVISCALYEDFWIKYAKYMENHSIEGVRHVYSRACTIHLPKKPMVHMLWAAFEEQQGNIDEARRILKTFEECILGLAMIRLRRVSLERRHGNMEEAEHLLEEAVRNAKSISESSFYAIKLARHLFKVQKNLPKARKVLSEAIEIDKENTKLYLNLLEMEYSGDLKQNEENILSCFDKAVNGALSIKMRITFSQRKVEFLEDFGSDVNKLLDAYDEHQALLKEQNSLKRRAENGSEEPDEKKMLTDDPTLASAQMMDGDMQVNQAAYNYNAWYQYNYQNAWNYGQYYHPT from the exons ATGCAGGGACCGCTGCGCTTTGAAGATCAAGACTCTTCACGTGGAGATCAGAACATTGCCATGTTCTATCCAACCTCCACCCAAATG GTGTATCGCAGAGGGCTTCAGGCAATTCCTCTTAGTGTTGATCTTTGGATACATTATATAAACTTCTTAAAGGAGACCTTGGACCCTGCTGATCCTGAAACTAACAGTACTATTCGGGG AGCCTATGAACATGCAGTGTTAGCTGCTGGGACAGACTTCCGTTCTGACAGGCTATGGGAAATGTATATAAACTGGGAAAATGAGCAGGGAAACCTAAGGGAAGTCACTTCCATCTATGACCGCATCCTTGGGATTCCAACGCAGCTCTACAGTCATCACTTCCAGAG GTTTAAAGAACATATACAGAACAACTTGCCTCGAGACTTTCTGACTACTGATCAGTTCATTCAGCTGCGCAGAGAACTGGCATCTGTTAATGGCCACAGCGGGGAGGACGCTCAGCCTGTAGATGACCTGCCCACTGGTGCTGAAGACATAACTGACCCTGCCAAG CTAATCACTGAGATAGAGAACATGAGGCACAGAATCATTGAGATTCATCAGGAAATATTTAACCACAACGAACACGAAGTCAGTAAGAGGTGGACGTTTGAAGAAGCG ATCAAGAGGCCTTACTTTCATGTAAAACCTCTGGAGAAAATTCAGCTGAAAAACTGGAAAGAGTACTTAGAGTTTGAGATAGAAAATGGCACTCACGAGCGAGTTGTGGTCCTCTTTGAGAGATGTGTCATTTCATGTGCCCTCTATGAGGACTTCTGGATCAAG TATGCCAAATACATGGAGAATCATAGTATTGAAGGAGTGAGGCATGTCTACAGCAGGGCTTGCACGATACATCTTCCTAAGAAACCAATGGTGCACATGCTGTGGGCAGCCTTTGAGGAGCAGCAGG GCAACATCGATGAAGCAAGAAGAATCTTGAAAACCTTTGAAGAGTGTATACTAGGGCTAGCAATGATCCGCTTGCGACGAGTGAGCTTAGAGCGCAGACATGGCAACATGGAGGAAGCCGAGCACCTGCTGGAGGAAGCTGTCAGGAATGCCAAGTCCATTAGCGAGTCATCATTTTATGCCATCAAGTTAGCTCGGCACCTCTTCAAAGTGCAGAAAAATCTTCCAAAGGCAAGAAAAGTCCTGTCAGAAGCCATAGAAATTGACAAA GAAAATACCAAACTGTATCTCAACCTACTGGAAATGGAGTACAGTGGTGACCTCAAGCAAAACGAGGAGAACATCTTGAGCTGTTTTGACAAAGCTGTCAACGGTGCATTGTCTATAAAAATGAGGATTACATTTTCTCAGCGCAAAGTGGAATTCCTTGAAGATTTTGGTTCTGATGTAAACAA ACTGCTGGATGCCTATGATGAACACCAGGCACTCCTGAAGGAGCAGAATTCTCTGAAAAGGAGAGCAGAGAACGG GTCAGAAGAGccagatgaaaagaaaatgttgacaGATGACCCAACGTTGGCATCAGCACAGATGATGGATGGTGACATGCAGGTCAATCAGGCAGCATACAACTACAATGCCTGGTACCAG taCAACTACCAGAACGCGTGGAATTATGGACAGTATTAT
- the PRPF39 gene encoding pre-mRNA-processing factor 39 isoform X2: MESADSTEEEKPTVSNDNTDNGTETATEEQNMDFSTEIMSVTEMEQSPDSSADVNEENTQESEIPNIESLQTTDIETCFPPDFDKFWKVVEDNPQDFTGWVYLLQYVEQENHLPAARKAFDRFFTHYPYCYGYWKKYADLEKRHDNVKQSDEVYRRGLQAIPLSVDLWIHYINFLKETLDPADPETNSTIRGAYEHAVLAAGTDFRSDRLWEMYINWENEQGNLREVTSIYDRILGIPTQLYSHHFQRFKEHIQNNLPRDFLTTDQFIQLRRELASVNGHSGEDAQPVDDLPTGAEDITDPAKLITEIENMRHRIIEIHQEIFNHNEHEVSKRWTFEEAIKRPYFHVKPLEKIQLKNWKEYLEFEIENGTHERVVVLFERCVISCALYEDFWIKYAKYMENHSIEGVRHVYSRACTIHLPKKPMVHMLWAAFEEQQGNIDEARRILKTFEECILGLAMIRLRRVSLERRHGNMEEAEHLLEEAVRNAKSISESSFYAIKLARHLFKVQKNLPKARKVLSEAIEIDKENTKLYLNLLEMEYSGDLKQNEENILSCFDKAVNGALSIKMRITFSQRKVEFLEDFGSDVNKLLDAYDEHQALLKEQNSLKRRAENGSEEPDEKKMLTDDPTLASAQMMDGDMQVNQAAYNYNAWYQ, from the exons ATGGAGAGTGCAGATAGTACCGAGGAGGAGAAGCCGACCGTGAGCAATGACAACACAGACAATGGCACTGAAACGGCAACAGAAGAACAGAATATGGACTTCAGTACTGAAATCATGAGTGTAACTGAGATGGAACAGTCTCCTGACAGTTCTGCTGACGTGAACGAAGAGAACACACAGGAGAGTGAAATTCCAAACATTGAAAGTTTACAGACGACAGATATTGAGACTTGCTTCCCTCCAGATTTTGACAAGTTCTGGAAAGTAGTGGAGGACAATCCCCAGGATTTCACCGGATGGGTATATCTGCTGCAGTATGTAGAGCAGGAG AACCACTTACCAGCTGCCAGGAAAGCATTTGACAGGTTTTTCACGCATTATCCATATTGCTATGGGTATTGGAAAAAGTACGCAGACCTGGAGAAGCGACACGACAACGTTAAGCAGTCTGATGAG GTGTATCGCAGAGGGCTTCAGGCAATTCCTCTTAGTGTTGATCTTTGGATACATTATATAAACTTCTTAAAGGAGACCTTGGACCCTGCTGATCCTGAAACTAACAGTACTATTCGGGG AGCCTATGAACATGCAGTGTTAGCTGCTGGGACAGACTTCCGTTCTGACAGGCTATGGGAAATGTATATAAACTGGGAAAATGAGCAGGGAAACCTAAGGGAAGTCACTTCCATCTATGACCGCATCCTTGGGATTCCAACGCAGCTCTACAGTCATCACTTCCAGAG GTTTAAAGAACATATACAGAACAACTTGCCTCGAGACTTTCTGACTACTGATCAGTTCATTCAGCTGCGCAGAGAACTGGCATCTGTTAATGGCCACAGCGGGGAGGACGCTCAGCCTGTAGATGACCTGCCCACTGGTGCTGAAGACATAACTGACCCTGCCAAG CTAATCACTGAGATAGAGAACATGAGGCACAGAATCATTGAGATTCATCAGGAAATATTTAACCACAACGAACACGAAGTCAGTAAGAGGTGGACGTTTGAAGAAGCG ATCAAGAGGCCTTACTTTCATGTAAAACCTCTGGAGAAAATTCAGCTGAAAAACTGGAAAGAGTACTTAGAGTTTGAGATAGAAAATGGCACTCACGAGCGAGTTGTGGTCCTCTTTGAGAGATGTGTCATTTCATGTGCCCTCTATGAGGACTTCTGGATCAAG TATGCCAAATACATGGAGAATCATAGTATTGAAGGAGTGAGGCATGTCTACAGCAGGGCTTGCACGATACATCTTCCTAAGAAACCAATGGTGCACATGCTGTGGGCAGCCTTTGAGGAGCAGCAGG GCAACATCGATGAAGCAAGAAGAATCTTGAAAACCTTTGAAGAGTGTATACTAGGGCTAGCAATGATCCGCTTGCGACGAGTGAGCTTAGAGCGCAGACATGGCAACATGGAGGAAGCCGAGCACCTGCTGGAGGAAGCTGTCAGGAATGCCAAGTCCATTAGCGAGTCATCATTTTATGCCATCAAGTTAGCTCGGCACCTCTTCAAAGTGCAGAAAAATCTTCCAAAGGCAAGAAAAGTCCTGTCAGAAGCCATAGAAATTGACAAA GAAAATACCAAACTGTATCTCAACCTACTGGAAATGGAGTACAGTGGTGACCTCAAGCAAAACGAGGAGAACATCTTGAGCTGTTTTGACAAAGCTGTCAACGGTGCATTGTCTATAAAAATGAGGATTACATTTTCTCAGCGCAAAGTGGAATTCCTTGAAGATTTTGGTTCTGATGTAAACAA ACTGCTGGATGCCTATGATGAACACCAGGCACTCCTGAAGGAGCAGAATTCTCTGAAAAGGAGAGCAGAGAACGG GTCAGAAGAGccagatgaaaagaaaatgttgacaGATGACCCAACGTTGGCATCAGCACAGATGATGGATGGTGACATGCAGGTCAATCAGGCAGCATACAACTACAATGCCTGGTACCAG TGA